A stretch of the Pseudomonas sp. ACM7 genome encodes the following:
- a CDS encoding DUF2789 domain-containing protein — translation MDSPIHDLKGLFDQLGLDSNEKAIDDFIASHSPLADNKKLIDAEFWTPQQAGFLKEQLREDADWARVVDDLNLRMHQTH, via the coding sequence ATGGATTCACCCATACATGACTTGAAAGGCTTGTTCGACCAACTCGGTCTGGACTCCAACGAGAAAGCCATCGACGATTTCATCGCCAGCCATTCGCCCTTGGCTGACAACAAAAAACTCATCGATGCCGAGTTCTGGACCCCGCAGCAGGCCGGCTTCCTGAAAGAACAATTGCGTGAAGACGCTGATTGGGCGCGGGTGGTCGACGACCTGAACCTGCGCATGCATCAGACTCACTAG